TAGATGTAGATAAGGTTCATGAAGCGATTGATACAACGATTCAGGCGCTAAACGAAAAAGAAGATCAACTGCGCGAGATGGAAATCGCCCTTACTAATTTTGTGAACTTAGAAGCTGAGTTTAGAGGACAGGGTGGACAAGCTATTCGCGATTTCTATGCTACGTGTCACATCCCTTTCATTCAATTGTTAAGACTGTTCTCAGAAGATTATGAACACATCCTCCAGCAGATCAAACAATCTTTAGACTTTGTGGAACCAGCACCAGGCGGATTTATCGATCAAGCGTTTATAGAAAACGACGTCCAAGACGGGCTTGATCGGGTCAGTCAAACGGCCATGGCATTAACAGATTCGGCAAATGAGACACTAAGAAGTATTCAAGATATTATCTCTATCCCTCTTATTGATGATAGCGATGTCCAGCAGACCATTCATGTGGCTAAAAAGGAAGCCAATTCGGTTGTAGACAAAGTGTTGCAATTCGACCATACGGGTACCGTCTCGTTGCAGTCTATCAAGGACAACTTGAAGACATTAGGTAAGTACGTGATGGAAATGCATGAAGCCATGGGTGGCGGACATCTCAGCGTTAAAGATTTTTCAGTCGACCAACTCCATTACTTACCCACGCACAGTAAACTGACTGAGGTATTACAAGAGCGATCAACAGAGATTAAATCAACAGCTGATCCACGGGAGGAAGAACTGGTGATCCTCGAAGCTGAACGAGCAGCCATTGAAGCCGAGGAGCTAGCGCGACTCGAAGCAGAACAGGCTGCCATCGAGGCCGAGGAAGCACGCTTAGCTGAACAGCAAGCCTTGGAAGAAGTAGAAGAAGATAAATCGTGGTGGTCCAAAACAGTCTCAGCTGTCACGGATACGGTGGAGAAAACGATTGATACGGTTGGCAATGCGGCATCAAGTGCGTATAATTATGTCACAGAGAACCCCGCAGCCAGTCTTTCCGCCGTCGTTGATTTCGTGCCGGTCGTTGGTAATTTAAAAGCCGGTATCGAAGCTGCCACAGGATACGATCCTCTCACCGGTAGGCGCTTAGAGCCTTGGGAGCGTGCGGTAGCTGGTGGCGCTATTCTAGGCGGTGCGGCTGTAAAAGGCGCTTCAAAAGTTGCCAAGTTTGCGAAGAATACGGATAAGGTTGGGGATGTGGCCAGAGTGTCTACGGGTAATGCGCCAGTGCCTATTAAACAAGGTGGCGGTAGCAATCCTAAAGATTTTGTCAACCCACATTCTGAAAAACATATGTATGACCCAAGCAGACCATCTACTCCCAATAGGTCACAGTACGGGGAAAATGTAGATGTTTCCAAACTAAGGAAAGAAACAGTGGCTAATCCTGATAAAGCTTATTCAAACTGGCCCAATCCTAATAATCCAAACCCAAACAAAATAACTAAGTATTATAAGGAATTTGAAGGAAATATCAGTACACCTAATACACCGACTGGGAGTCATAGGGTATTTGATAACATAGGTAACCCAACTAGAAGCTCACATTTTCCTTATGTTCCAAGAAAATAAATATTAAGTAGGTGAGATACATGAGTAATTTGCTGTATCATGCATATTTGCCAGAAAATCACGATCATCATGTTTCGTTGGAAGAAATCATGAATGATGGCATTAAATCTTCTACTAAGTCAAACAATAGATATAGTAATGGTGGCATAGTGAAATTTGAGATAACAGAACTATTAAGACCTTCCAATACACCTGATTGGCTTAACTTTAAAGAAGCAATAGGTGTTGATATAACCAATCGTTTTTCCAAATCTTTTTGCTTTCCTATATTTACGGATAAAATCCTAGTATTTGATGGTGATATTTCTTTGTCGATCTATGATCAAGCATTTTATGAGGATTTGAAAGATTTTGATGAGGAAGCTTTTAATTTTGATACTGGAGAAACTATTGAACACTGGATTAAACTATACTGGGACAGTATGATGACACTTGAAGAGTATTTGATAAAGAAGCCTTATACAAAATCAGAATTGTTAATTTTTGAATCTATACCTAAAGACATAATTAAAATATGCGAAGAATAATTGTATAAAACTGGTGGATAAAGAACTGTCCTCTGTCTACTTGACTGGGGAAATAATAAAACGGATTAAGTGGCTTTAGCTCTATATTCCATAGGGCTAAGGCCATTTAGTCGTTTTTGATATCTATTATGATTGTAAAAATGGATGTAATCACCTATTGGCTAGAGATACTAGCGAACTTAGAAGAGTCTATAATCACATACCGAATTCTGCTTTAAAAGAACTTATTGAATTAAACAAAAAAATGTATCGAGAAATGAGGAAATAAAATGAATGATATTTTCGTTAAATCACTTTATGAGTCTATTGTTAAAGAGAATCTTCAACTGTACAAAGACATGTATGAAACAACAAATGTTACTTCTAAAACAGATGATTATTGGAGAAAAGCTATTGGTCTTTACGATAGTTTAACAGACGAAAATAAAGAGGCATTAATGAAGATAATTGAACAAACGATGATTGATAGTATTTCAAATATGCTAAGGGTAATTGATGGAAGTTCGACTTTGGAAAATTGTTCGTTAGAACCTAAATTACTGCTTGATTCTAAAGATACAAAAGGGGAACTCCAAGACTCGTTTTTAGAATTCATAGAAGAAATAGATAGTGATAGCTGATTGGATTTTTTATTTCAGAGATCTTCTTAAGCCTAAGCTACCGTGATACCCTTACGAGACATAGCGGACGCAAGAAAGATATACATGAAAGATGGCGTCTTCACATCTGAAAAGGAATATTCACTTAAGCAGGAAAAAGGATTAGAAGCTCCTGAGAGTTTATTTGAACAAGAAGATATAGATGTCTTTGATATTTATAGAAATTCAGTATTATAACCACAAGAAAAGAAGCGGCCACAGATCGTTCTTTTTTTATTTACATCATCACGAATAACCTGAAACACGTCTGTTTCAGGAAAAGGTCCGTCCTTCTCCCCCTTGGGTCAGTACAGCATTGAAAGATGGTTCTTTATATAATGGCGATCGCTCTATTATTCGTGGCGCAGTTTAGTAGATTTTCCGGAAAATCAAAATACGATATCGTATGCTGTACGCACTACATATCGTAGTGTAAGTAAAAAAATAAAAAGAGCAGGTGTTTTATCACCTTACCACTCAACCAATTGAAGAAATTATGTTTTCTTATGGATAATATTTTTTCTTGAATAAAGTACCTTGAGCATAATAACAAAATGTACAAACCATAAAATGATTAATATACCAATAACCGATTGTTTAAAAGCAGAATACTCCCCCCATCTTTGTAAATCTAGCACCATTATAATAAGAAAGACGCTTATTGAAGTTAATAATATAATAAGTTTCTGATTTTTCATAACTTACTCTCCCCCTGTAATTAAAATATTTCTTTTCAAGTATCCCTTTAGTTTATCATCATTTTCCAGTTATAGTTACAAAAAAAGAGCTGCAACATTGCAACCTGCAATTTTACTAACACTCTCCATTAGTTTGAGCAAATGTTTCACAAACTCCTTTGTAACTATTCATTTGGACAAAGTGTTAAATTACTTTAACCTTCATGAGGAACAGGTTAGTCCTTATTAACATGGATGAAACACCCCTTAAAAGCTACCTTCACTCTTCTCCCTGTTTGATGAATACGGACAGCCTAAAACGTATTCAACTATCGCATCCGTTTGTTAAAGATAATATTATTCTATATCACTTGTGTATTTTTCTGGTAACAGATCAATTGCATTACATTTAACTAATTCTCCATTGTAAA
The DNA window shown above is from Salipaludibacillus agaradhaerens and carries:
- a CDS encoding T7SS effector LXG polymorphic toxin codes for the protein MTTKQLDVDKVHEAIDTTIQALNEKEDQLREMEIALTNFVNLEAEFRGQGGQAIRDFYATCHIPFIQLLRLFSEDYEHILQQIKQSLDFVEPAPGGFIDQAFIENDVQDGLDRVSQTAMALTDSANETLRSIQDIISIPLIDDSDVQQTIHVAKKEANSVVDKVLQFDHTGTVSLQSIKDNLKTLGKYVMEMHEAMGGGHLSVKDFSVDQLHYLPTHSKLTEVLQERSTEIKSTADPREEELVILEAERAAIEAEELARLEAEQAAIEAEEARLAEQQALEEVEEDKSWWSKTVSAVTDTVEKTIDTVGNAASSAYNYVTENPAASLSAVVDFVPVVGNLKAGIEAATGYDPLTGRRLEPWERAVAGGAILGGAAVKGASKVAKFAKNTDKVGDVARVSTGNAPVPIKQGGGSNPKDFVNPHSEKHMYDPSRPSTPNRSQYGENVDVSKLRKETVANPDKAYSNWPNPNNPNPNKITKYYKEFEGNISTPNTPTGSHRVFDNIGNPTRSSHFPYVPRK
- a CDS encoding DNA polymerase III, with translation MSNLLYHAYLPENHDHHVSLEEIMNDGIKSSTKSNNRYSNGGIVKFEITELLRPSNTPDWLNFKEAIGVDITNRFSKSFCFPIFTDKILVFDGDISLSIYDQAFYEDLKDFDEEAFNFDTGETIEHWIKLYWDSMMTLEEYLIKKPYTKSELLIFESIPKDIIKICEE
- a CDS encoding transposase; this translates as MNDIFVKSLYESIVKENLQLYKDMYETTNVTSKTDDYWRKAIGLYDSLTDENKEALMKIIEQTMIDSISNMLRVIDGSSTLENCSLEPKLLLDSKDTKGELQDSFLEFIEEIDSDS